The Sulfurospirillum sp. UCH001 genome segment ATTATTAAGTACCAATTAGAGCCAAAAACAGCGATTTTCGTCCAAAATGGCGCAACAGTTGGCTTAGCAGATCTTATTGGTAGAACACCAAAAGCGATTGCAAAATCGAAAGATATTACCGGTGGTCTTCCACGTATTAGTGAGCTTTTTGAGGCACGTCGCCCTAAAAATGCAACAGTGATTGCTGAGATTGATGGAACCATTCGTTTTGGTAAACCATTACGTTCAAAAGAGCGTATTATCATTGAAGCAAATGATGGTACAAGTGTAGAGTATTTAGTTGATAAAAATACACAAATTCACGTTCAACCAGGCGAGTTTGTTCACGCAGGTGAGAGACTTACTGATGGAGTTATTTCAAGCCATGATATTCTACGTATTATGGGTGAGAAAGCACTTCATTATTATTTGATTAGTGAAATTCAACAAGTTTACCGCGGACAAGGTGTTGCGATTAACGATAAACACATTGAGGTTATCGTTTCTCAAATGCTACGTCAAGTAAGAATTGTTGATAGTGGTGATACTAAGTTCATTATGGGTGACTTAGTAAGCCGTAGAAGATTTAGAGAAGAGAATGAAGCCGTCATGAAGATGGGTGGTCAGCCAGCAATCGCTGAACCGACACTTCTTGGTGTTACTCGTGCTGCGATTGGTAGTGATAGTGTTATCTCTGCTGCATCGTTCCAAGAGACAACAAAAGTACTTACAGAAGCAAGTATTGCAGGTAAGATGGATCTTCTTGAAGACCTTAAAGAAAACGTTATTTTAGGACGTATGATTCCAGTAGGAACAGGTCTCTATCAGAACAAAAACTTTAATATTGAGTTAAACCCAAGTAGAGGTTAAGTTAAGGTTCCCTTAACTTAACCTTTTTTTAAGCTATTTTTAAATAAAATTAGCACCTATTTTTTACAAAATAAAGGAAATAATGTGCCAACCATTAACCAACTCGTCAGAAATGAGAGAAAAAAGGTAATTAAAAAGTCGAAATCACCTGCGATGGCAAAATGTCCTCAAAGAAGAGGCGTTTGCACCAGAGTTTATACTACGACTCCAAAAAAACCTAACTCAGCGCTTAGAAAAGTTGCCAAAGTCAAATTGACAAGCGGCTTCGAAGTCATTAGCTACATCGGTGGCGAAGGACATAACCTTCAAGAACACTCTATTGTTTTAGTACGTGGCGGAAGGGTAAAAGACTTACCAGGTGTTAAGTACCATATCGTACGTGGTGCGCTTGATACTTCAGGTGTTGCAAAAAGAACGGTGTCTAGAAGTAAATACGGTACAAAAAGACCAAAAGCTAAATAAATTTAACAGCAGGTGATGTCCGTTGTTTTGACATCATTTGAGTAAAATTTTTAACAAATTTGAAGGAAATATAATGAGAAGAAGAAAAGCTCCCGTAAGAGAAGTATTACCAGATCCAATCTACAATAGCAAGATTATCACAAAGTTTATCAATGCGTTGATGCTCGATGGAAAAAAAAGTGTTGCTACTAAAGTATTTTATGGTGCATTAGAGTTAGCAGAAAAAAGAAGTGGAACCCTAAAAGGTATTGAGATTTTTAATGCAGCTATCGATAATGTAAAACCAGTTATGGAAGTAAAAAGTAGACGTGTAGGTGGAGCAACATACCAAGTTCCAGTAGAAGTTAGAGCAGCTCGTCAACAAGCATTGGCTCTTAGATGGTTGGTTTCTTATTCACGTAAAAGAAGTGAGAGAACAATGATCGAGAGGTTGGCAAATGAACTTTTAGATGCGGCTAATAGTAGAGGCGCTACCTTTAAGAAGAAAGAAGATACTTATAAAATGGCAGAAGCAAACAAAGCGTTTGCTCACTATCGCTGGTAAAATGATGTTAGGAATGTTCGTCTATGCGATGTTCATTCCTTCTTCATGAACTTACACTCCTAATATAACAAGGAAATTATAATGGCAAGAAATACCCCTATTGAAATGGTTAGAAACATCGGTATTGCTGCGCACATTGATGCAGGTAAAACCACTACAACAGAAAGAATCCTTTTTTACACTGGTATCTCTCACAAAATTGGTGAGGTACATGATGGTGCTGCAACAATGGACTGGATGGAGCAAGAGAAAGAAAGAGGTATTACCATTACTTCTGCTGCAACAACTTGTACATGGAAAGATCACCAAATTAACATCATCGACACTCCGGGCCACGTTGACTTCACCATTGAAGTTGAGCGTTCTATGCGTGTTCTTGATGGCGCTGTAGCAGTATTTTGTGCTGTTGGTGGCGTTCAACCACAATCTGAGACTGTTTGGAGACAAGCAAATCGTTACCAAGTTCCAAGAATGGTTTATGTTAATAAAATGGACCGTATTGGTGCAAACTTCTATAACGTTGAATCACAAATTAAAACTCGTCTAAAAGCGAATCCAGTGCCAATTCAAATTCCTATTGGTGCAGAAGATACCTTCAAAGGTGTTGTTGATCTCGTTGAGATGAGAGCACTTATTTGGGATGACGACGCTGCAATGGGTTCAAACTACCAAGTAGTTGATATTCCAGCTGAGCTTATGGATAAAGCAAAAGAATACCGTGAGAAAATGGTAGAAGCAGTTTCTGAAACTAGCGATGCTTTAATGGAAAAATATCTTGGCGGTGAAGAACTTACAAAAGAAGAGATCAAAGCAGGTATTAAAGCAGGATGTCTAGCAATGACATTCATCCCTATGATTTGTGGAACATCATTTAAAAACAAAGGTGTTCAACCAATGTTGGATGCTGTTGTTGACTATATGCCAGCTCCAACTGAAGTACACGCAATTAAAGGTGAGTACGAAGACGGACGTGAGTGTGTTGTTGATTCAACAGATGATGGCGAATTTGCTGCTCTTGCGTTTAAAATTATGACCGATCCATTCGTTGGACAATTAACATTCGTTCGTGTATACCGTGGTATCCTTGAGAGCGGAAGTTATGCATACAACACAACAAAAGATAAAAAAGAGAGAATTGGTCGTCTCTTAAAAATGCATGCTAACAAACGTGAAGAGATTAAAGTTCTTCATGCAGGTGAAATTGGTGCGGTTGTAGGTCTTAAAGATACACTAACAGGTGATACACTTGCTAGCGAAAAAGATCCTGTAATTCTAGAGAGAATGGTATTCCCAGATCCAGTTATCTCTGTTGCAGTTGAGCCAAAAACAAAAGCTGACCAAGAGAAAATGGGCATTGCACTTCAAAAACTTGCTCAAGAAGATCCAAGCTTTAGAGTTGAGACTGATGAAGAGAGTGGTCAAACTATTATTTCTGGTATGGGTGAGCTTCACCTAGAAATTCTTGTTGATCGTATGCTTAGAGAGTTTAAAGTAAGTGCTGAAGTTGGTCAACCACAAGTTGCTTACCGTGAGACAATCCGTGCCTCTGTTAACCAAGAGTACAAATACGCAAAACAATCTGGTGGTCGTGGTCAATACGGTCACGTTTATCTTAAACTTGAGCCACAAGAGCCAGGTGCAGGTTATGAATTTGTTAACGATATCAAAGGTGGTGCGGTTCCAAAAGAATACATTCCAGCTGTTGATAAAGGTATCAAAGAAGCACTTCAAAGTGGTGTTCTTGCAGGTTATAAAGTGGAAGACGTTAAAGTTACACTTTATGATGGAAGCTACCATGAGGTTGACTCATCTGAGATGGCATTTAAACTTGCTGCTTCTATGGGCTTCAAAGAGGGTGCAAGAAAAGCGAAACCAGTTATTCTTGAGCCAATCATGAAAGTTGAAGTTGAGACTCCAGAAGACTTTATGGGTGATGTTATCGGCGATCTTAACAGAAGACGTGGACAAATCAACTCTATGGATGACAGAAGTGGTAACAAAATTGTTAACGCATTCTGCCCATTGGCTGAAATGTTCGGTTACTCTACAGATCTTCGTTCTCAAACACAAGGTCGTGCTTCTTACTCTATGGAATTTGATCACTATGATGAAGTTCCAAGAAACGTTGCAGAAGAGATTATTAAAAAACGTAACGGCTAATACGCCATTTTAGTGAAGCCGAATGTGTTTTTTGCACATTCGGCTTTTTTTTTACTTCATTTTTTCGATTTGTCCCCATAGCTCAGCAGGATAGAGCATCAAATTCCTAATTTGAAGGCCGTGCGTTCGAATCGCGCTGGGGACACCACCTCTGTTATTCATCCTTCCAATGTATGCTAACATCTGGCTTTTTATACTCTCAATGATTCAAAATTTTTAATGGTGCTTTTTTTATATGATTAAAAAAGATAGCTAAAGGGAACTATAGAGATTAAGGTGTAGGATACAGCAAAGGAGGAGATGATGTTACCATACCATGCTCAAACAATGCACAGTTATTTCTCTGTGCGCAACTCGTCTCATTTTATGGATTGGGAGCACCAGCCTAATCAATTTAAGATATATCCTGAAGAACTTCAACGCATTAAACTCGAACCACAAAACCCTCATCATCAATTTCTTTCTCTTATTGGAGGTATCACTGCACAAAAAAGCTATCCAGGCGTGACTTATGCTTTGCGTACCAATCCTAGCGCTGGGGCTTTGTACCCTACTGAAGTGTATATACAGATACGAAGCGTTGAGGGGTTCGAAGATGCAATTTACCATCTTTGCCCTTATGAGTCAGCTCTTGTATTGCTCTATGCTTTGAAACAAGATGAAGGCATAGAGTGTTATTTACATTCACAGAAAATAAATGGTTTTATTTTTCTCTTTTCAGCACTTTACTACCGTTCATCATGGAAATACCGTGATCGCGCTTTTAGGTATTGTTTACACGATACAGGGCATATGTTAGGTACCGTTGAAGCATCATGTTTTGTTTACAAAAAAAAGTATCGCATTTGCTATGATATAGACAAAAAAGCGTTGAATAAACTCTTTCATTTTGGCACAGAAGAATTTTTTCTCTCATCTGTTATTGTGGGTAGTGAAATAGATGAAACATGTGATGCCGCACTCATGCAAGTACCTTATGTAGATGGTACGGGTGTATTTGAAGCAAATAATCTCATTGAAAAGACCTATTTATCAACGTGTGAACTCTCTTTAGAAAAACAGATAATTATGCCTTCTTTTCGTTTAGATGATACACGCTTTAAACATGCCATTTGGAAGCGTCGTTCCATTCGTGAATTTAGCCAAAAGTCTCTTTCAAAAGAAGAGTTTGAACAGGTAATGGATTTCATCAATGAGCCTATCCCTTCAGACTGTGATGTAAAGATTGATATTTATGCGATTATCAATCGAGTAGAAGGAATGTGGCAAGGAGTATACAAAGAAGGTGTCTATCTACAAAGTAGCAATTTTGCACGCAAAGCAGGATATCTTTGTTTAGAGCAAGCATTAGGTGCTCAAAGTGGTGTGACATTCTTTTTGGTAGGAAACGATGATAAAAACTATCAAGCGATGGTTCAAAAAGCAGGCATTATAGGTCATCGACTTTATCTTATCAGTGAGTACCTTGGTTTTGGTTGCAGTGGCATCGGTGCGTATTATGATGAAGAAGTTGCTGAATTTTTAGCAAGTGATGGCATGGTACTTTACGCATTAGCCATAGGGCGCTGAGGCAGCTTTTTATAGGTATAGTAGAGTAAAAAAAGAGCTGAACTGTATACGATGCATCCAAGCCCAACCCACATCCACACAAAAGAGAGTTGAAAATAAGAGACAATCAGTGTATACACAATGCTAGGTGCTAAGATTTGGCGAAAAAAGCCTACGTAGAAAATCATCGTTGGCTTCTTAATTCCTTGCAATGTTGCTACGCACGCAAAATGTGTTACATAACCACAGAAGAGAAAAAGCATCACATAAATGTAGATTGTACCGTATTGGATAACCTCATTGTTGGAATCAAATTGTGCTACTAACCATGCCCCCAAAATCCATAAAATCGCCATACCCACAATGCTGATCGTATAGCCATACGCGAGCGCATAAAAAAGTGTTTGACGGACACGTTCATATTTTCCTGCTCCTTTGTTGTTTGAAACCAAACTAAGTACGGCACTGCTAATGCCAAGGGCTGGAAGAAGCATTAATTGTTCAACTCTGTATCCAATGCCATATCCTGCTACTGCTTGATAACCATACGTAGTAACAAAATGAAGCGCTATCAGTGAGCCAAAGGACATCATCAACATATTGAGCCCTGGAGGTGTCGCTTGTGAAATGAATTCTTTATAGATACGCCAATCAGGATAATACTGTTCTTTACAGTTAAAACGAATCAGTCCTGTTTGTAAGCTTTTATAGAGCAAATAAGCCGCATTGATGGCTTGCACTAAAACAGTTGCAAAAGCAATACCTGCAATACCCATAGCCGGGATGAATCCCCATCCATAGATAAAGAGTGGATTGAGTGCAATATTGGCAAAAAAGCCAAAAATAAGTGTGTTACGATAACTCTTGGTATCACCTGTCGCAACGAGAACACTATTGAGTGCAAAATTGGCGAAGAAGAGGGCTGCCCCTAGCAAAATCACTTCAATAAAAGAGAGTGCAAGCGCATGGTAGCGTTCTGTCGTTCCAATGAGATGTAGTAAATCTGAGGCGCAAAAAAATCCTAGTAGCCCTAAAACCATTCCTACGCCAATAATCAATGCAACACCTTTTTGAGCAATAAGGCTTGCAAGGAAAAAATGCTGTTTCCCATACGCATGACCTATCAGTGCCGTGAGTGCACTGGTTCCACCATATGCAAGACCTATGACAAAGAAAAAAAGAAAAGATGAAGCAGAGAGTGCAGCTAATGCTTCTGTTGAGATAAGCCCTGCATAATAGGTATCGACAATATTATAGAGCGTGTTAAAAAGCATACCAAGGCTTGATGGAATCGAAAGTTGCCTGAGTAAAGAAGGGATAGGTTGATTGATAAGTGATGTCGAATCCATATAGGCTCTTTTTAATTTTATCATAACGACTTAATGCTTTAAAAAAACTCTTTTTTTAGAGACATATTTTAGAACTAAGAATGGTGTCTTTTGTATGCAAAAATAGTTGAAAATAATGTATTTTATAGGGGAAATTTTCTCTCATTTTATGAAAAAAACACTCATTAATTACTCATTTTTTTTCGTTAAGCTTCATTTATAAAAATAAAAATTACAGACTAAATGTAACTTTTATTTAAGTTTTGTCGTTTGCTATGAAAAAAATGTTCAATCTAAGGAGT includes the following:
- the rpsL gene encoding 30S ribosomal protein S12, with protein sequence MPTINQLVRNERKKVIKKSKSPAMAKCPQRRGVCTRVYTTTPKKPNSALRKVAKVKLTSGFEVISYIGGEGHNLQEHSIVLVRGGRVKDLPGVKYHIVRGALDTSGVAKRTVSRSKYGTKRPKAK
- the rpsG gene encoding 30S ribosomal protein S7, with protein sequence MRRRKAPVREVLPDPIYNSKIITKFINALMLDGKKSVATKVFYGALELAEKRSGTLKGIEIFNAAIDNVKPVMEVKSRRVGGATYQVPVEVRAARQQALALRWLVSYSRKRSERTMIERLANELLDAANSRGATFKKKEDTYKMAEANKAFAHYRW
- the fusA gene encoding elongation factor G, whose product is MARNTPIEMVRNIGIAAHIDAGKTTTTERILFYTGISHKIGEVHDGAATMDWMEQEKERGITITSAATTCTWKDHQINIIDTPGHVDFTIEVERSMRVLDGAVAVFCAVGGVQPQSETVWRQANRYQVPRMVYVNKMDRIGANFYNVESQIKTRLKANPVPIQIPIGAEDTFKGVVDLVEMRALIWDDDAAMGSNYQVVDIPAELMDKAKEYREKMVEAVSETSDALMEKYLGGEELTKEEIKAGIKAGCLAMTFIPMICGTSFKNKGVQPMLDAVVDYMPAPTEVHAIKGEYEDGRECVVDSTDDGEFAALAFKIMTDPFVGQLTFVRVYRGILESGSYAYNTTKDKKERIGRLLKMHANKREEIKVLHAGEIGAVVGLKDTLTGDTLASEKDPVILERMVFPDPVISVAVEPKTKADQEKMGIALQKLAQEDPSFRVETDEESGQTIISGMGELHLEILVDRMLREFKVSAEVGQPQVAYRETIRASVNQEYKYAKQSGGRGQYGHVYLKLEPQEPGAGYEFVNDIKGGAVPKEYIPAVDKGIKEALQSGVLAGYKVEDVKVTLYDGSYHEVDSSEMAFKLAASMGFKEGARKAKPVILEPIMKVEVETPEDFMGDVIGDLNRRRGQINSMDDRSGNKIVNAFCPLAEMFGYSTDLRSQTQGRASYSMEFDHYDEVPRNVAEEIIKKRNG
- a CDS encoding nitroreductase family protein — translated: MLPYHAQTMHSYFSVRNSSHFMDWEHQPNQFKIYPEELQRIKLEPQNPHHQFLSLIGGITAQKSYPGVTYALRTNPSAGALYPTEVYIQIRSVEGFEDAIYHLCPYESALVLLYALKQDEGIECYLHSQKINGFIFLFSALYYRSSWKYRDRAFRYCLHDTGHMLGTVEASCFVYKKKYRICYDIDKKALNKLFHFGTEEFFLSSVIVGSEIDETCDAALMQVPYVDGTGVFEANNLIEKTYLSTCELSLEKQIIMPSFRLDDTRFKHAIWKRRSIREFSQKSLSKEEFEQVMDFINEPIPSDCDVKIDIYAIINRVEGMWQGVYKEGVYLQSSNFARKAGYLCLEQALGAQSGVTFFLVGNDDKNYQAMVQKAGIIGHRLYLISEYLGFGCSGIGAYYDEEVAEFLASDGMVLYALAIGR
- a CDS encoding MATE family efflux transporter codes for the protein MDSTSLINQPIPSLLRQLSIPSSLGMLFNTLYNIVDTYYAGLISTEALAALSASSFLFFFVIGLAYGGTSALTALIGHAYGKQHFFLASLIAQKGVALIIGVGMVLGLLGFFCASDLLHLIGTTERYHALALSFIEVILLGAALFFANFALNSVLVATGDTKSYRNTLIFGFFANIALNPLFIYGWGFIPAMGIAGIAFATVLVQAINAAYLLYKSLQTGLIRFNCKEQYYPDWRIYKEFISQATPPGLNMLMMSFGSLIALHFVTTYGYQAVAGYGIGYRVEQLMLLPALGISSAVLSLVSNNKGAGKYERVRQTLFYALAYGYTISIVGMAILWILGAWLVAQFDSNNEVIQYGTIYIYVMLFLFCGYVTHFACVATLQGIKKPTMIFYVGFFRQILAPSIVYTLIVSYFQLSFVWMWVGLGCIVYSSALFLLYYTYKKLPQRPMANA